From the Plectropomus leopardus isolate mb chromosome 18, YSFRI_Pleo_2.0, whole genome shotgun sequence genome, one window contains:
- the LOC121957414 gene encoding CD59 glycoprotein-like — MMRSSVMFCLAASFAMFEFGLSLQCYSCPDGSSNNCEVKQDCNQGEDSCLKLTSGEMTYTTCMRNADCDFMTLAGRYSLPDFEFNCCQSKLCNGQEKSALQKLKEFFG; from the exons ATGATGAGGAGCTCTGTGATGTTTTGCCTGGCTGCCAGTTTTGCCATGTTTGaatttg GTCTCTCGCTGCAGTGTTACTCCTGCCCTGACGGCTCCTCCAACAACTGTGAAGTCAAACAGGATTGTAACCAAGGTGAAGACAGCTGCCTCAAACTCACCAGTGGTG AAATGACCTACACTACATGTATGAGGAACGCAGACTGTGACTTCATGACTTTGGCCGGCAGATATTCTCTCCCTGACTTTGAGTTTAACTGCTGTCAGTCAAAACTCTGCAATGGCCAAGAAAAAAGTGCGCTTCAGAAATTAAAGGAATTCTTTGgttaa